The proteins below come from a single Desulfitobacterium metallireducens DSM 15288 genomic window:
- a CDS encoding methionine ABC transporter permease, with product MGFEFNHFLELIPDINAAFIQTIYMISISLFIAILIGLPIGILLYITDQGLFMENRTVQNILGFVVNMVRSIPFIILLVALIPLTEFLVGTTIGPTAASVSLSVAAIPFFGRIVESSLREIDKGVIEAAIAVGATPWMIIKEVLLLEARSGIISGVTLTLISLIGFSAMAGTVGGGGIGDLAIRFGYYRYDNTIMIATVVILIVLVQVIQFAGDFIAKVVDKRK from the coding sequence ATGGGCTTTGAGTTTAATCATTTTCTCGAACTTATCCCAGATATTAACGCAGCGTTTATCCAAACCATTTATATGATTTCCATTTCCTTATTTATTGCGATTTTGATTGGCTTGCCCATTGGAATCCTTCTCTATATTACTGACCAAGGATTATTTATGGAAAATCGGACCGTCCAGAATATTTTAGGTTTTGTTGTTAATATGGTGCGGTCCATTCCATTCATCATTTTACTGGTCGCACTTATACCCTTAACCGAATTTCTCGTGGGTACAACCATTGGTCCGACAGCAGCTAGCGTTTCCTTATCGGTTGCAGCCATTCCTTTTTTTGGACGTATCGTAGAATCCTCCTTACGTGAGATTGATAAAGGCGTCATTGAGGCTGCGATTGCTGTGGGAGCAACTCCCTGGATGATCATCAAGGAGGTACTGCTCCTCGAAGCGCGATCAGGGATTATCTCAGGTGTCACCTTAACGCTGATTAGTTTAATTGGTTTTTCAGCCATGGCCGGGACAGTTGGGGGTGGCGGAATCGGTGATTTGGCCATTCGCTTCGGATATTATCGCTATGATAACACCATCATGATTGCTACCGTTGTGATTTTAATTGTTTTAGTTCAAGTTATCCAATTTGCTGGTGATTTTATTGCCAAAGTTGTAGATAAAAGGAAATAA
- a CDS encoding methionine ABC transporter ATP-binding protein, translated as MIEIRNLSKVYDTKSGTVSAVDSVSLTIQEGEIFGIVGYSGAGKSSLLRCINLLEKPTSGRITVDGKDLTCLKSEDLRQARLKIGMIFQHFYLISQKTVFENVAFSLKAAKVPTAKIKERVEKLLELVGLAEKRDVYPAQLSGGQKQRVAIARALANNPTVLLCDEATSALDPTTTKSILSLLKRINKEFNITIVLITHEMNVVKEICNRMAIMQDGRVIEEGSVYDLFASPQAVLTQEFIASVVSFEIPEVILKSCKGPLVKITFKGDVAGEGIISDTLQKFNVKGNFLHGSIEYIQELPLGIFIMELKGQKEEIARALQYIESREVKVEVLHNGL; from the coding sequence ATGATCGAAATTCGTAATCTTTCAAAGGTTTATGATACAAAAAGCGGAACCGTGAGTGCTGTCGATAGTGTGTCCTTAACTATTCAAGAAGGTGAAATTTTTGGTATTGTAGGTTACTCAGGGGCGGGAAAAAGTTCCTTACTTCGTTGCATCAATCTGTTAGAAAAGCCAACCTCGGGGAGAATCACTGTAGATGGGAAGGATCTAACCTGTTTAAAAAGCGAAGATCTACGTCAAGCCCGATTAAAAATAGGCATGATTTTTCAACATTTCTATTTAATCAGCCAAAAAACGGTGTTTGAGAATGTCGCATTTTCCCTGAAAGCGGCTAAGGTACCGACTGCCAAAATCAAAGAGAGAGTGGAAAAACTGCTTGAATTGGTCGGTCTTGCCGAGAAAAGAGATGTCTATCCTGCACAGTTAAGCGGCGGGCAAAAACAAAGAGTAGCGATCGCTCGGGCCCTTGCAAATAATCCAACCGTCCTTCTATGCGATGAAGCGACTTCGGCCTTAGATCCAACGACGACAAAGTCCATCTTAAGTTTACTCAAAAGAATCAATAAGGAATTTAATATCACAATTGTTTTGATTACGCACGAAATGAACGTGGTGAAGGAAATTTGTAACCGAATGGCCATCATGCAAGACGGAAGAGTTATCGAAGAAGGCTCTGTCTATGATCTGTTTGCCAGTCCGCAAGCAGTACTGACCCAAGAATTTATCGCCAGTGTTGTTTCCTTTGAAATACCCGAGGTTATTTTAAAGAGCTGTAAAGGCCCTCTGGTTAAAATAACCTTCAAGGGGGATGTGGCTGGAGAGGGAATCATTTCCGATACGCTCCAAAAATTTAACGTCAAAGGGAACTTTCTGCATGGTTCCATTGAATATATTCAAGAGTTACCGCTGGGCATCTTTATTATGGAACTAAAAGGGCAAAAGGAAGAAATTGCGAGGGCCCTCCAGTATATTGAAAGCCGTGAAGTGAAAGTGGAGGTGTTACACAATGGGCTTTGA
- a CDS encoding potassium channel family protein: MYKHFRTTFFAITLVLLVGMFGLMLSEHLSAWQALFLTAETLTTVGFGDIQVQSRAGQVILLVLMLGGVAVSVYFVGRMMGFIIEGHLADVYGKRKREKKMSQLKDHIIICGAGRVGQQVAKYLTEDKTMVVIIEQREELVQEYLKQGFLVIPGDATQDEILKRAGIEHARGLITALPEDALNVFVTLTAKGLNPQIQVVARVDKLESEAKLYRAGADRVISPAILSGRRMALAIMKPMSIDYLDTVVHDHNIQIEIEEIQVEQGSQLNGLTLGESKIKQNTGATILAIIRGDQVLSNPSATEQISADDVLIVFGLREQVERLGNVATSR; this comes from the coding sequence ATGTATAAACATTTCAGAACAACATTTTTCGCTATAACTCTGGTCCTGTTGGTGGGGATGTTTGGACTAATGTTGTCTGAGCATCTAAGTGCTTGGCAGGCACTCTTTCTGACGGCTGAAACGTTAACAACTGTGGGGTTTGGCGATATTCAAGTTCAGTCTCGAGCAGGGCAAGTTATCCTGCTTGTATTGATGCTTGGCGGGGTCGCGGTGAGCGTTTATTTTGTGGGACGTATGATGGGCTTTATCATCGAAGGTCATTTGGCGGATGTGTACGGGAAACGAAAGAGGGAAAAGAAAATGTCACAGCTAAAAGATCACATCATTATTTGCGGAGCAGGACGGGTTGGGCAACAGGTAGCCAAGTACCTTACAGAAGATAAAACCATGGTTGTCATCATCGAACAAAGAGAAGAGTTAGTCCAAGAATATCTTAAGCAGGGGTTTTTAGTGATTCCAGGCGATGCTACTCAGGATGAGATTCTTAAAAGGGCTGGAATTGAACATGCCCGGGGCTTAATTACGGCTCTGCCCGAAGATGCTCTCAATGTTTTTGTTACTCTGACGGCTAAAGGTTTAAATCCTCAGATTCAAGTCGTTGCCCGGGTAGATAAGTTGGAATCTGAAGCGAAACTTTATCGAGCGGGAGCAGATCGAGTGATTTCTCCGGCCATTCTCAGCGGTCGGCGGATGGCTCTAGCGATCATGAAGCCGATGAGTATTGATTACCTGGACACAGTCGTACATGATCACAATATTCAAATCGAAATTGAAGAAATTCAGGTTGAACAAGGATCCCAACTGAATGGCCTCACCCTTGGGGAGAGCAAGATTAAACAGAACACAGGGGCAACGATTCTCGCGATCATTCGCGGTGATCAGGTTTTGAGTAATCCTAGTGCAACAGAACAGATTTCTGCAGACGATGTTCTCATCGTTTTTGGGTTGAGAGAGCAGGTGGAACGATTGGGAAATGTAGCCACAAGCCGGTAG
- the speD gene encoding adenosylmethionine decarboxylase: protein MNVKPLKKLKLYGFNNLTKTLSFNMYDICYAKTPEHRDAYIEYIDEEYNAERLTNILTEVARIIGANILNIAQQDYDPQGASVTMLIAEEHVEPGKPPDDEPFEPMVTENVKPLPEAVVAHLDKSHITVHTYPESHPHGGISTFRADIDVSTCGEISPLKALNYLMTSFCSDIVTVDYRVRGFTRDINGRKIFIDHKINSIQNYINYKTRDLYQMIDVNVYQEKIFHTKMLLKDFDLDNYLFGTAKKELSIGEKRKIKQRLKKEMSEIFYGQNMSKM from the coding sequence ATGAACGTAAAACCACTAAAAAAGTTAAAGCTTTATGGTTTTAATAATTTGACGAAAACGTTAAGCTTTAATATGTATGATATTTGTTATGCTAAAACCCCAGAACATCGGGATGCTTATATTGAGTATATTGACGAAGAATATAATGCGGAAAGACTGACGAATATTCTAACTGAAGTCGCTCGAATCATCGGCGCGAATATACTTAACATTGCCCAACAAGATTATGATCCCCAAGGGGCTAGCGTAACGATGCTTATTGCTGAGGAACACGTGGAACCCGGTAAACCACCAGATGATGAGCCCTTTGAGCCGATGGTAACTGAAAATGTGAAACCCCTTCCTGAAGCGGTCGTAGCTCATCTAGACAAAAGTCATATTACGGTGCATACCTATCCTGAAAGTCATCCTCATGGGGGGATCAGTACCTTTCGCGCAGACATAGACGTGTCGACATGTGGAGAAATCTCACCACTGAAGGCACTCAACTATCTTATGACAAGCTTTTGTTCGGATATAGTTACCGTGGATTACCGTGTTCGAGGATTCACACGAGATATTAATGGCAGAAAAATATTTATCGATCATAAAATCAATTCAATTCAAAATTATATCAATTATAAAACAAGAGATCTTTATCAGATGATTGATGTTAATGTGTATCAGGAAAAAATCTTCCATACGAAAATGCTGCTAAAGGATTTTGACCTGGATAATTATCTCTTTGGAACAGCAAAAAAAGAACTTTCTATTGGAGAAAAACGAAAGATCAAGCAACGTCTAAAAAAAGAAATGTCTGAGATTTTCTATGGACAAAATATGTCTAAAATGTAA
- a CDS encoding PAS domain-containing sensor histidine kinase, translating to MNMLAALNFNPNLQRILMNSKLLDIIPGGFSIATDVSCETIIHNPVTANFLRIEPYGLFSHSAKVPPPVKVYQKGKFIPAEDMPIEQAAWYGKETVGCELEFVWEDGISKIARWNASPLRNENGIICGCIATMEDITDVVQMTRELQRHEVHLEEMVHERTDALQKSEERFAKVFLNNPQALSIYRSSDFRLLEANYQFSRALNVLPEELIGKSPIELGLPESEFSILMDVLEKQESIHNLEICYLKGNAKKVSVFLSAEHIQLNGEECILVSSSNITEMKKMQDDIARLDRLNLVVKMAAGIAHEIRNPMTAVRGYLQLLEKKPEFEYYGNTLELMISEIDRANSIITEYLSLARNAPTDSTSININDILSNLYPLLEAEAYNQSKQVVFLAGDTPDILMSSKEITQMILNLARNGLDAMREQGTLTIRTYTKDEQVVLAVQDEGIGIPQENLEKLGIPFFTTKENGTGLGLASSYSIIERHKGKIEVESGPAGTIFFVYFPIQVS from the coding sequence ATGAACATGCTTGCCGCGCTGAACTTCAACCCCAATTTGCAAAGGATTTTAATGAACTCGAAGCTTCTTGATATAATTCCCGGCGGGTTTTCCATCGCAACGGATGTCAGTTGTGAAACCATCATCCATAATCCAGTGACAGCCAATTTCTTACGAATAGAACCCTATGGCCTGTTTTCTCATTCAGCGAAAGTTCCGCCCCCAGTAAAAGTCTATCAAAAGGGTAAGTTTATACCTGCAGAAGATATGCCTATTGAACAAGCAGCCTGGTATGGAAAAGAAACAGTAGGGTGTGAATTAGAATTTGTATGGGAAGATGGTATTTCTAAAATTGCCCGTTGGAATGCCAGCCCATTACGTAATGAAAATGGTATTATTTGTGGATGTATAGCAACGATGGAAGATATAACCGATGTCGTTCAGATGACGAGAGAACTTCAAAGACATGAAGTGCATTTAGAGGAGATGGTTCATGAACGCACTGATGCACTACAAAAATCAGAAGAACGATTTGCTAAAGTCTTTCTCAATAATCCCCAAGCCCTTTCAATATATCGAAGTTCAGACTTTCGTTTGCTTGAAGCTAATTATCAATTTTCAAGGGCTTTAAACGTCTTACCTGAAGAGTTAATAGGCAAATCTCCCATAGAGTTGGGTCTGCCTGAAAGTGAATTTTCAATACTAATGGACGTGTTGGAAAAGCAAGAGTCAATTCATAATCTTGAAATCTGTTATTTGAAGGGCAACGCTAAAAAGGTCTCCGTTTTCTTATCAGCGGAGCATATTCAATTAAATGGTGAAGAGTGTATATTAGTCTCCTCATCTAATATTACGGAAATGAAAAAAATGCAAGATGATATAGCTCGGCTGGATCGACTTAATCTAGTTGTAAAAATGGCGGCAGGAATTGCTCACGAAATCCGCAATCCCATGACTGCCGTTCGAGGATATCTTCAACTTCTTGAGAAAAAGCCGGAATTTGAATACTACGGTAACACGTTGGAGTTAATGATTAGTGAAATTGACCGTGCCAATTCGATTATAACGGAATACCTATCCCTTGCGAGGAATGCACCGACGGATTCAACAAGTATAAATATAAATGACATCTTGAGTAATTTGTATCCATTACTCGAGGCTGAAGCTTATAACCAAAGCAAACAAGTTGTGTTTCTTGCTGGGGATACACCAGATATATTGATGAGTTCGAAAGAAATTACGCAAATGATCCTCAACTTAGCTCGAAACGGTCTGGATGCCATGAGGGAGCAAGGAACGCTTACGATCAGAACGTATACAAAGGATGAGCAAGTGGTATTGGCTGTGCAGGATGAGGGAATCGGTATTCCACAAGAGAATCTAGAAAAGTTGGGAATACCCTTTTTTACAACCAAGGAGAATGGCACGGGGCTAGGACTCGCTTCAAGCTATAGTATCATCGAGCGTCACAAGGGTAAAATTGAAGTAGAGAGCGGACCCGCTGGAACGATATTTTTTGTATATTTTCCAATCCAGGTTTCATGA
- a CDS encoding N-acetylmuramoyl-L-alanine amidase, translated as MEWQKVVVHHSASPISVRRGKDIIPVNAAMIREWHLTKGWSDIGYHFIILPDGHCEERRPLYRPGAHCNVSYRNFIGIWICLVENFSELEEVPEAQLNGLTDKLVSLMAAFHLSLQDI; from the coding sequence ATGGAATGGCAAAAAGTCGTGGTTCATCATTCAGCTAGTCCGATTAGTGTACGTCGAGGAAAAGATATCATTCCTGTAAATGCGGCCATGATTCGGGAGTGGCATCTGACTAAAGGGTGGAGTGATATCGGGTATCACTTTATAATTCTTCCGGATGGACATTGTGAGGAAAGGCGGCCGCTTTATCGACCCGGAGCCCATTGCAACGTTTCTTATCGTAACTTCATTGGGATTTGGATCTGTTTAGTTGAGAACTTTAGCGAACTTGAGGAGGTACCAGAAGCTCAACTGAATGGTCTAACGGATAAGCTTGTATCCTTGATGGCAGCATTTCACTTAAGTCTTCAGGATATCTAG
- a CDS encoding helix-turn-helix transcriptional regulator yields MESSAMYHGNKVRTLRLHAGIATQKELANRAKISPTIISDLERGRRELNPSWAMRIAEAVGTSWQNLFEEEVE; encoded by the coding sequence ATGGAAAGTAGTGCAATGTATCATGGAAACAAAGTGAGAACCTTACGCTTACATGCGGGAATTGCGACCCAAAAGGAGCTTGCTAATCGGGCTAAAATTTCGCCAACGATCATTAGTGATTTAGAACGCGGACGACGGGAGCTGAATCCTTCCTGGGCAATGCGAATCGCCGAGGCCGTGGGCACCTCGTGGCAAAATCTATTTGAGGAGGAAGTAGAATGA
- a CDS encoding NYN domain-containing protein — MENDKKIAVLIDADNVSDKYIKYILDEVSNHGIPTYKRIYGDWTKPQLGSWKTVLLNYSITPIQQYSYTTGKNATDSALIIDAMDILYSNHVDGFCIVSSDSDFTKLASRLREAGMYVIGMGEKKTPTPFIAACEKFKYLEVLAGISSNPYQITANPKIEKPELLKDGMASIEELIKTIKMIITESSDEDGWAFLGEVGKRLNKRYPDFDTRNYGHTKLTPLISSLKQFEIQPRKTSNPHIIHYFVRNIMRK, encoded by the coding sequence ATGGAAAACGATAAGAAAATCGCAGTTTTAATTGACGCAGATAATGTATCGGATAAATATATAAAATATATCCTTGATGAAGTGTCCAACCATGGAATTCCTACGTATAAGAGAATCTATGGGGATTGGACAAAGCCTCAACTGGGCTCATGGAAAACAGTGTTACTTAATTATTCGATTACCCCAATTCAGCAATATAGCTATACGACAGGTAAAAACGCGACAGATTCAGCCCTAATCATTGATGCAATGGATATACTCTATTCCAACCATGTTGATGGTTTTTGCATTGTTTCCAGTGACAGTGATTTCACAAAACTCGCTTCAAGGCTCCGAGAAGCTGGCATGTATGTCATCGGCATGGGTGAAAAGAAAACCCCAACACCATTTATTGCAGCTTGCGAAAAATTTAAATATCTTGAAGTTTTAGCTGGGATTTCTTCAAATCCTTATCAAATCACAGCGAATCCAAAAATAGAAAAACCCGAGTTACTAAAGGATGGCATGGCAAGTATCGAAGAGTTAATCAAAACCATAAAAATGATCATCACGGAGAGTTCAGATGAAGATGGATGGGCTTTTTTAGGCGAGGTAGGGAAAAGGCTTAATAAGCGTTATCCAGACTTTGATACTCGTAACTACGGTCACACCAAACTCACCCCGCTAATTTCATCTTTGAAGCAATTTGAAATTCAGCCTCGGAAAACGAGTAATCCCCACATCATTCATTATTTTGTTAGAAATATAATGAGAAAATAA
- a CDS encoding threonine aldolase family protein — protein MYSFTNDYSEGAHPRILNALMESNLKQADGYGEDRYSRQAMEVLKKRIGRNDIDIHFLSGGTQTNLIAISAFLRPHEAAIAANTGHILGHETGAIEATGHKVISVEVSDGKLNPSHLQAVLKDHPDEHMVKPKLVYISDSTELGTIYSKSELEHLSKFCKENKLFLYMDGARLGSALSSRENDLDLSDLATYLDAFYIGGTKNGALLGEALVICRDSLKEDFRYSLKQKGALLAKGRLLGIQFLELFRDNLYFDLASHANKMASLLREAITQAGLGFLSDSSTNQIFPILPNSLIADLKAGYSFSFWKKIDSDHSAIRLVTSWATPEEAVSSFITKLNNQ, from the coding sequence ATGTACAGCTTTACTAACGATTACAGTGAAGGGGCACACCCTAGAATCCTGAACGCTTTAATGGAATCAAACCTCAAGCAAGCGGACGGTTATGGAGAAGATCGCTATTCACGTCAAGCAATGGAAGTGTTAAAGAAACGAATCGGACGGAACGATATTGATATTCACTTTCTATCAGGCGGGACACAAACGAATCTTATCGCTATTTCTGCTTTCTTAAGACCTCATGAAGCCGCGATTGCAGCCAATACCGGCCATATTTTAGGACATGAGACTGGAGCAATCGAGGCCACTGGGCATAAAGTTATATCAGTAGAAGTGAGTGACGGAAAATTGAATCCTTCTCATCTTCAAGCGGTACTCAAGGATCATCCTGATGAGCATATGGTAAAACCTAAGTTAGTTTATATTTCCGATTCGACAGAATTAGGAACGATATACAGTAAAAGCGAACTTGAACATCTCAGTAAATTCTGTAAGGAAAACAAGCTTTTTTTATACATGGATGGTGCCCGCTTGGGTTCAGCTTTGAGCTCCCGAGAAAATGACTTGGACCTCTCTGATTTGGCAACCTATCTGGATGCGTTCTATATCGGCGGAACAAAGAATGGTGCACTTCTCGGAGAAGCCCTTGTGATTTGTCGTGATTCACTAAAGGAGGATTTTCGATATTCTTTAAAACAAAAAGGAGCACTCCTTGCGAAAGGAAGGCTCCTGGGGATACAGTTTCTTGAGCTTTTTAGGGACAACCTGTATTTTGATTTGGCAAGTCACGCCAATAAGATGGCAAGTTTGCTTAGAGAGGCTATAACTCAAGCCGGTTTAGGATTTCTCTCCGACTCATCGACAAATCAGATATTTCCGATTCTGCCTAATTCTTTAATTGCAGATCTTAAAGCTGGATATTCCTTTTCCTTCTGGAAAAAGATTGATTCAGATCATTCCGCTATCCGGCTCGTGACCTCCTGGGCGACACCCGAGGAAGCCGTATCCTCATTTATTACAAAATTGAATAATCAATAG
- a CDS encoding aconitase family protein has product MPFFSQSLAKAASLIEVVSGQEIKVKVNLILGHDGTASKLLKTWKNSEFEKAPENKVLITIDHAYPAPTIQERTLQQELFKVSNEMDLHLYSHGEGVLHQVVAEEGSLRPGMIIVGADGHVATSGAFGALAFSLSAEELVNPLETGYYKLTVPEIVTITLENQLQSNVMARDVALYILGKWGSNIKGKAVALTGSFLEQASIASKMALCNLLPEAGVVTAFVLPSQEEAEGEVYQVDVSVIEPMIAVPPSPTHVQSVKDLVGKKITVAILGGCSAGRIEDMMICAAVLKGRKIPPEVTLIITPASSKIANEMDELGLTPILRKSGAIIMPPGCGPCPGKHFGLLSPQDVAITTTIRNSPGRIGSEDAEILLASPRTVAESALKGVISCPKS; this is encoded by the coding sequence ATGCCATTTTTCTCACAATCTTTAGCAAAGGCTGCTTCATTGATTGAAGTTGTCTCTGGACAAGAAATTAAGGTCAAAGTTAATCTTATCCTCGGGCATGATGGGACTGCCTCTAAATTACTTAAGACATGGAAAAATTCAGAATTTGAAAAAGCACCTGAAAATAAGGTCCTGATAACCATCGATCATGCTTATCCAGCCCCTACGATTCAGGAACGAACTTTACAACAAGAGCTTTTCAAGGTTTCTAATGAGATGGATCTTCACTTATATAGTCATGGGGAAGGAGTATTGCATCAAGTCGTCGCTGAAGAAGGATCTTTACGACCCGGGATGATTATTGTCGGAGCCGACGGACATGTCGCCACTTCAGGAGCATTCGGGGCTCTGGCGTTCTCTCTTTCTGCAGAAGAATTGGTGAACCCCCTCGAAACAGGCTATTATAAGTTGACCGTACCTGAAATTGTCACAATTACATTAGAAAATCAGCTCCAGTCTAATGTCATGGCCAGGGATGTAGCTCTTTATATCTTAGGAAAGTGGGGTTCGAACATTAAAGGTAAAGCTGTTGCTTTAACCGGATCTTTCTTAGAACAAGCAAGTATCGCAAGCAAAATGGCCTTATGTAATTTACTCCCGGAAGCAGGAGTTGTCACAGCTTTTGTTCTTCCTTCCCAAGAAGAAGCAGAAGGTGAAGTATACCAGGTCGACGTGAGTGTCATTGAACCCATGATTGCTGTTCCTCCTTCTCCAACTCATGTTCAATCGGTTAAGGACTTAGTAGGAAAGAAGATAACAGTAGCCATCCTTGGAGGCTGTTCAGCTGGCAGAATAGAGGATATGATGATCTGTGCCGCAGTTTTAAAAGGAAGAAAGATACCTCCAGAGGTAACGCTTATCATCACGCCTGCCTCCAGTAAAATTGCTAACGAAATGGATGAGCTTGGCTTAACGCCAATTCTTCGAAAGAGTGGAGCGATCATAATGCCTCCAGGTTGTGGTCCTTGTCCAGGAAAACACTTTGGACTGCTTTCGCCCCAAGATGTAGCAATAACGACGACCATCCGCAATTCACCGGGACGTATAGGCTCTGAGGATGCAGAAATTCTTCTGGCTTCACCACGGACCGTTGCCGAATCGGCACTCAAGGGAGTGATTTCATGCCCGAAATCATAA
- a CDS encoding SLC13 family permease: MFSVRFLADTGFAHFLANNMDVISLLLLVVAIIISIWKNTNLGTLSLGLALIVGYFIGGVPIKTLIAGYPTSLLIMLAGVTFLFGIAQTNGTLEKITTYTVKSAKGNVAVIPIVLFFLAFAVSSIGPGQISTAALLAAPVMVLATEVGIPPLLMALVVGNGAQAGAMSPLAQNGIVGNSVLAQMGIHDMAMTLWLNMLIVHILVAALAYFLFGGMKLWKKRNDVNSPALVLAKIHVEPFNNQQRWTLGAIAFLVIGVVFFNLDIGFTSFLLGSILILMKCGDEKAAFKSMPWGAIMLVTGVSVMVSLMSKIGGMNLFAEIMSNFSTPFTANLVVGFFSGIVSAYASTSGVIMPAFLPMAPLLLEKIGANPAALPGLITTIVVAGHLTDMSPLSTTGAVFISGAPDSVDSKPLFKGMMIWGLSMSVVGAVLCWFLYTVLGIL; the protein is encoded by the coding sequence ATGTTCAGCGTTAGATTTTTGGCTGATACAGGTTTTGCCCATTTTCTAGCTAATAACATGGATGTTATATCCTTGTTACTGCTAGTGGTAGCCATTATCATTTCTATTTGGAAAAATACCAACCTCGGAACACTTTCCTTAGGCTTAGCTCTTATTGTAGGCTATTTTATCGGTGGAGTACCCATTAAGACGTTGATCGCCGGATATCCCACGAGCTTGCTCATAATGCTCGCCGGTGTCACTTTTCTTTTTGGTATTGCTCAGACGAATGGTACTTTGGAAAAGATTACGACCTATACCGTTAAATCCGCAAAAGGCAATGTCGCGGTCATTCCTATCGTCTTATTCTTCTTAGCTTTTGCCGTTTCCTCAATTGGACCTGGTCAAATCTCTACTGCTGCTTTGTTAGCAGCCCCAGTTATGGTCTTGGCTACAGAAGTTGGAATTCCACCCCTTCTTATGGCCTTGGTCGTAGGAAATGGTGCTCAAGCGGGTGCCATGTCCCCACTAGCTCAAAACGGAATTGTCGGTAACTCTGTTTTAGCCCAGATGGGTATTCATGATATGGCGATGACCTTATGGCTCAACATGCTTATTGTACACATTCTCGTGGCAGCACTGGCCTATTTCCTCTTTGGCGGGATGAAATTATGGAAAAAACGCAATGATGTGAACAGTCCTGCTTTGGTTTTAGCTAAAATCCATGTTGAACCCTTTAATAATCAACAGAGATGGACATTGGGTGCTATTGCCTTTTTAGTTATCGGGGTTGTGTTCTTTAATCTTGATATCGGTTTCACTTCTTTCTTACTGGGTTCCATTCTCATCCTGATGAAATGTGGCGATGAGAAGGCAGCTTTTAAATCAATGCCTTGGGGAGCAATCATGCTCGTAACGGGTGTTTCTGTTATGGTTTCCCTGATGTCAAAAATCGGGGGTATGAATCTCTTTGCTGAAATTATGTCCAATTTCTCCACACCGTTTACAGCCAATCTGGTGGTGGGTTTCTTCTCAGGTATTGTATCGGCCTATGCCAGTACTTCGGGAGTTATTATGCCCGCCTTCCTGCCTATGGCGCCACTCCTTCTTGAAAAAATTGGGGCCAACCCTGCAGCTCTTCCTGGCTTAATTACAACGATCGTTGTGGCCGGTCACCTTACAGATATGAGTCCGCTTTCAACCACTGGAGCAGTATTTATCTCTGGTGCACCAGATAGTGTGGATTCCAAACCATTGTTTAAAGGAATGATGATTTGGGGCTTGTCGATGTCGGTCGTCGGAGCAGTTCTCTGCTGGTTCCTTTACACAGTTCTAGGAATTCTTTAG
- a CDS encoding 2-oxoacid:acceptor oxidoreductase family protein translates to MVELRFHGRYGQPVGKVTRAIGKQLMTEGKHVQVFDGFGAFRPGNPMYSTLRVSDEVILERSVNDTTPDIVVVLDNSLFEVADVTKGLKSGGKVMALQVTSEVLSEKAKKIEFLPMDPGFNKDAAPELELLKVLKENHIFGM, encoded by the coding sequence GTGGTTGAACTCAGATTTCATGGACGTTATGGTCAACCTGTGGGAAAAGTAACAAGAGCTATAGGCAAGCAGCTCATGACTGAAGGAAAACATGTTCAAGTCTTTGATGGCTTTGGTGCATTCCGTCCTGGCAACCCAATGTACTCCACTCTAAGAGTCTCAGACGAGGTTATCCTTGAACGCTCGGTTAATGACACAACCCCAGATATTGTCGTCGTCTTGGACAATAGCCTTTTCGAGGTTGCTGATGTGACGAAAGGACTCAAATCCGGCGGTAAAGTTATGGCTCTACAAGTTACCTCAGAGGTTCTCAGTGAAAAAGCCAAGAAGATAGAATTTCTTCCAATGGATCCCGGATTTAACAAAGACGCTGCTCCTGAACTGGAGCTCCTCAAAGTGTTGAAAGAGAATCATATTTTCGGAATGTAA